The genomic DNA GTTGTTTACAAACATATGCGGTTGTAAAGTCTGTTACCCAGCCACCAATAAAATTCATAAGAATTCCGACAAACATATAACGCACAGCTAATTCCATTGAATTCAATCCTAAGGTTGTGATTCCTTGGGCGATTCCTAACCAAACAAATAATTCACCCGGATTGATGTGGGGAAAGACGCCATTGCTCGTATGACAAAATTGTGCTTGAGAAGCATAATAGCTTGGCTTGTAATATTCAGGCAAAAAGCGAGCCATTGTAAAAGACATCGGATTTCCCAACATAAAGGCAGATAAAAAAGGTAAGATCAAATATCTTGTGACGGGATTCTTCGTTGATAGTTTGGCAACTTTAGTTACTCGTTCTTCACCTAAGAAAGCAATCAGTGTATTCATTGCTACCATTAGGATCAACACTACAGGGACGATACCAGTCATCCAAGATACAAAAGTTTCCGCACCCGTTTCAAATAAACCGATGAAGCCTTCCGCAAATTTTGTGATATATTCCATTATTCAACACTCCTTTTTCTTGATAGGTATTGTTTTTTCCATAAACTGAATTGAATGCCAAGCATCGTAAGTGGGGAAGGTAGCGATTCTTCTTGATAATTGCCTAATTCTACCCGCAAATAGATTTCTCTGGCATTTACCATTGCTTGTTGCACCAATTTATTTTCTGTTCGCACCAAAGGATGATAGTTGTCGATGTAGTGGATATCTGTTCCAATATATTGTGGCAATAGACGAAATTTTGCTAGGACAGTTACGCCCTGCATCTTTCGCGCATCAATAATGATCCCTTTTTGATCGACAGCAAACATGACGATCGTTCCTGCTTTGATTTTTCCAGATCGACGACCGATAGCCACCTTCCCTTTTCTGCGCATTTCTAGATAGATTTGATTAAAGTGTTTGATTTGTTTCATTCCAAATATTACTTGCAGTCCGTAAGCAGCAAGTGCAAATGCGCCGAATATATATATGAAGTTCATGTTATGACCCCCTTTCGTATCATCCAATTTTGTAACCCAACTAAATCATCCAAACGACATAGTTCACTTCTAAATTCAGGATCGCCAATAACAGCAAAAAGCTGATCATACAGTTTTAGCAATTCTTTTTCTTTTTCCATCGTTAGATCTTGTGGAATGGCTAACAACAAGACGACTTGCACTTGTCCGTTGATCGTGGAGATCCCTTTCCTAAAGATCCCCACTGATAAAATAATTTCAGCCGATTTTTTATTGATGGCATGAGGAAAAGCAATTCCATATTCAAAAATCGTACTCCTTAACTTTTCTCTAATAAACAATTGCTCCTTAAATTCTTGATCGACCATACCTTTGCTCTCAAGAGATTCAAGCATATGATCAAGATTTTGTTTGTAGGGTTTCTTTTCATTTAAAATCTCAAAATCTAGTTTTAAGTGATGAACATTTGCAGCTCTCAACTTTTCTGCTTTACGCCACTCTTCTTGCAACCAAGTTTCGTTGAATAGATTGATCAATCGAATGATTGGCGTATGTTTCTTTACATTTTTCAGAGGAATGGTTGTAAAAACAGCAAAATATTGGTCTAAGTCTTCCTGCTGATACTCCTCCTCAGAAAAATGGACCATGCTTATTTGAGGACCCAAAACCCGTTCCAATTGACGGCGAATAATCAAAGCTGTTCCTTTTCCGGTATTACAGACAATTGCAATTTCTTTGTGTTCGTTATTACTGGTTTGTTTCCTCAATGCAAGTTCAAAATAAAAGGCAATATAGCTGATTTCTACAGTCGGAACCACTCGTTGTAACTGCTCCCCAATCTGCTGTAGACCAATTTTTGCCAGTTCATAGGCTAGAGGATATTGGGATTCGATTTCACCATAGAACAGATCTTGCAGCTCTATTCGAAAAATCAAACGATTGAGCATGTAAATGAAATGCTCTTTTATTTCATGAACTAAGAAGGTTTCATCAAATTCTACTAGTAAATTTTTATGGATTCTCTCTATCATTTGTTGAAATAACTGTTCGATTTTTTGCTCATCAATAGTAGACTTATCCATGCCAACGATAGCACTTATATTAAGAGGAAAACTAAGAAAAGCTTGTTCTGTTTGGCTTAGTGTGATGCTATATTCATATTCCAAATGATGGATCAATTCGACAAAAGCAGGATGACTCGTCATAAGGTCCATATACTCATTTGGCAAGTCTACCAGTATATTTCCTTTAAGGAGTCGTTTCATTGTAATAGAAATCGTTTTTTTCAAAAGAAGACCCTGATTTTTAGGTAAATTAAATTTTTGAACTAAGTGTTCTACGAAATCTTGTGTGCGTTCTGATAATGGACGTTCTGCAAAATATTCTTGTACATAATGAAGGTGTAACAGTCGTAGATCCAGTTCTTCTCCACGCATACGCAGTCCACGATTCGGCGTGCCAATCACTTCGACATCAAAAGAGGAAATCAGTTTTTTCATCACTCGTAGATCTTTGACGACAGTACTTCGGCTGACCCCTAATGCTTCTGACAAATCATCGATCAGCAAAAAATCTTTTTGCTCGATCAGCTTCTTGAGAATAAAGAAAACTCTTTTACTGCAAGAATTAAAATCGCTCTTCCGCTTCAAACTGCCGTTCATTATCAAGTCAAATTTTTCAAAATTTTCAATTTCGATATGAAAAGCATTCTTATGTTGAACGATTTCTGCAATTCCAATCAATTCTTCGTTTAAAGATTCAATGCTGGTTTTCACCGTTTGCGTACTTGTATTCAGCTTTTGTTTCAACCCGCCGATTCTCATTTCTTTGTGGGTAACCAGTAATTGTAGAATTTGATACCATCTGTTCACTACCGTCATTTACTTCCCCCACTTTTTATCCTCTAGTTTTTCCTCCGGCCACATTTGTGGTTACTCCAGTGATATAACTCGAACGATCAGATAGATAGTAACTAACTAAGTCAGCGACTTCTTTTAATTTCCCGCTTCGACCTAATGGAATCGTGCTTGTTTTGGCATAACCTGCTCTAAGCTCTTCAATCGTGATGCCACGAGTATAGGCCAAGGCTTCTTCATAAGAAAGTGTGCGTAGTCCGGTTTCCTCCATGATTCCTGGAGCAATCCCTATTACCCGAACATTTGATTTTCCTAACTCTTTTGCCCAAGATCGAGTAAAGCTGTTGACAGCGGCTTTCGTTGCAGCATAAGCACTTTGTCCCTCTGAACCTTCAAGTCCTGATTCAGAAGACATATTGATGATAACTCCTTCTCCTTTAGCAACTAAAATTCTACTTACTGCTTGAGTCATCAAATACAAACCTTTTTGATTGATTGCGATGATTTTGTCAAAGACTTCCTCGGATAATTCATATTCCCCGTGCGCGTGCTTTTTATCCACTAATAAGCGCGGAATGTTGATTCCTGCATTGTTGACCAACCCATCGATCGTACCAAAGTGATCCTTTACTTTTGCAACTCCAGCTTCTACCTCTTGTCGTAATGTTATATTGGTTTTTACAAACAATAATCGTTGATGTTTAAGTGTCGAATCTTTAATATCAAAATTTGCTACATTGACATGTTGTTCCAATAAACTTTCGACGATACTTTTCCCGATACCAGAAGATCCTCCGGTTACAATAATCGTTTTCCCCTCAATGTTCAGCCAATTTGTCATAAGCGATCACCCCTTTTTTTGTTTACGCTTTCAGTATAGCTACGTAGAGGAAAATAATTAAGCCAGACTTTTTTTGAGTTTCCAAAAAAAATCTGACTTAATGTCTTTTTATAAGTGATGCTTTTTTTATTTACTAGTTCTTTGCTCTATTCTATTTTTTTACATGAGCATTATCTTTCAGTTTTATCGGCTACCTTCTGATTTTGAACGTTTCAACCAGTATATTGCCACTATAAAGACTATGATCATACCCAAGCCAACCAAGATATTCGAGTACATCGATTGTTCTGCTGTTTTCGGAAGCTGTCTGACTTTTCTTGAATGGTTGATGGGGGTTTTAGTATACGTGACTTGTTCCTTATTCATTACTTTTGTTATCGCTTTAGTTATTTCAGTCGTTTTGACTGTTTCACTCACTTTCTTTACCTCTGCTTGTTTGATTGGTGGTGACACAGGCTCAATGAATTTTGGCAATTTTTCCCATTGTGCGGTATAAGTCATATCACCTTCAACAAACTCGCTGACAGTTGGCGTCCAACCGATGAATTTATAGCCTTCTCTTGATGGCGTTCCACTAAACGCCGGAGTTGCTACGCCTTTAGTCAAATCTGAAAACACTTGATTATCGAAAACAGTTTGATTTTCTACACCGTCTGTATAGATCACTTGGTAATTGATGGTTTGTGGAATCACAGGTTCCCAAATAGCTGTGTAAGTTACATCACCAGTCACTGTATCAGTTACTGCTTTATCCCATCCTTTAAATGTATACCCAGCTCTTGTAGGTTGCCCACTAAATGTGGGTGTCGCAGAACCGGCGACTAAATCTTTAAAGACTTGATCTGCAAAAATTTCCTCATCTGGTACACCGTCTGTATAGTTGACCTGATAAGTCGGAACGGGTTCCCATATGGCTGTATAGATTGCGTTGCTAGTTACTGTCTCACTGACGGTTGGACTCCAACCAGCGAATGTATAACCTTTTCTTGTTGGCTCTTCACCAAAAGTAGGTGTCGTAGCTCCTGGTTCAATACGTTTGAATGTTTGATCCTCGAATACAACTTCATTCTCCACGCCATCGACATAACTCACCGTATAGGATTCAATTGGTGTAAATGAGGCATTTACTCTAATTTCAGCTACTCGCGAAGCATTGGATGCATCTACAGGTAGTGAAACATGAATTTCAAGTGTATTTATATCACCGATTTCACCTTCGATGGAAAATGGAACTCCGATCATACGTACACTTGGATCTAGGTATGGATTCGTATGACTGAATAGCTCGCCGACCTGATATTTTCCTAATGAGGTCCCATTTAGAAAAACTTCCAGCTCCATCTCACTAGGATTTCTTCTTTCCGCATCAGTATTATCTAGCGTACTTAGATCAACCATGACCATTGCCACACCACTTTGTTGATTTTGAGATAATAGCTTCACTTGTGTTGAAAAAATCCCTGGAGAACTTCCAGGATTGATTTGTGCACCATTAAAGCGCCACGGGATCATTTCATCTTCCCCGACGTCATAATAATCAATGCCATTTGCAGAATAAGACACTTCTGAATTGACTCCTGAAGTTGCCGCAGAAACATTTGGGTTGAACCCTACAAATACAAGAAAAACAATAAAACACGATACTATCTTTTTCATAATGATCCTCCATTCTGGCATGAAGTCAATAACCATATTGTGTTAACACTTTAAATTGCTCAATGATGAACAATAAAAATCGCATATACCTCTATTTATTAAACCCCCTTTTTCCGAAAAAAATAATGATAATAAACTCGATCATAAATTTAAACTCCTGCCTCTCTATTTAGTTGTGATGTTCCATTCGCTTTTAATTTATTATTAATATTACAAAAAATATAAAAGCCTTAGATTATCCTTTGAAATTGTTATTTTTTAATTAATCAGCTGTTTTTAGCAGTTTATAAAGATGATAAATATCTTAATCTCAAGTAAATTATAACAAATTAAACATTAAAATTGTATGAATTTTTACATACCTAATCCTCAGAATGCCAATAAAACAGTAATTAAATATGTTCTATTTTTGGTTTAAGTTATCTTGTTTATTAAATTAAATTAATTCCATTGCTTCTTTCAAGCTATGTATATTTCTATTTGAAGTTATAAAAAAACTCAACAATGTTATTAAATTCACAAATATATTTTTTTAATCACTTCATATTTTCTAACTTTATCGATTATGTTGAACAGAAAAGTAAAATAAAATGATTGCTCATCTGTCTATAACAATTAACTTTTTTTAAAAAAGGTACACCAAAATAAGCAATGAAATCCGGAACTAGCCACCATGTCCAGATTTCATT from Enterococcus mundtii includes the following:
- a CDS encoding PTS glucitol/sorbitol transporter subunit IIC; translated protein: MEYITKFAEGFIGLFETGAETFVSWMTGIVPVVLILMVAMNTLIAFLGEERVTKVAKLSTKNPVTRYLILPFLSAFMLGNPMSFTMARFLPEYYKPSYYASQAQFCHTSNGVFPHINPGELFVWLGIAQGITTLGLNSMELAVRYMFVGILMNFIGGWVTDFTTAYVCKQQGVTLSKTVETATE
- a CDS encoding transcriptional regulator GutM — its product is MNFIYIFGAFALAAYGLQVIFGMKQIKHFNQIYLEMRRKGKVAIGRRSGKIKAGTIVMFAVDQKGIIIDARKMQGVTVLAKFRLLPQYIGTDIHYIDNYHPLVRTENKLVQQAMVNAREIYLRVELGNYQEESLPSPLTMLGIQFSLWKKQYLSRKRSVE
- a CDS encoding BglG family transcription antiterminator — translated: MTVVNRWYQILQLLVTHKEMRIGGLKQKLNTSTQTVKTSIESLNEELIGIAEIVQHKNAFHIEIENFEKFDLIMNGSLKRKSDFNSCSKRVFFILKKLIEQKDFLLIDDLSEALGVSRSTVVKDLRVMKKLISSFDVEVIGTPNRGLRMRGEELDLRLLHLHYVQEYFAERPLSERTQDFVEHLVQKFNLPKNQGLLLKKTISITMKRLLKGNILVDLPNEYMDLMTSHPAFVELIHHLEYEYSITLSQTEQAFLSFPLNISAIVGMDKSTIDEQKIEQLFQQMIERIHKNLLVEFDETFLVHEIKEHFIYMLNRLIFRIELQDLFYGEIESQYPLAYELAKIGLQQIGEQLQRVVPTVEISYIAFYFELALRKQTSNNEHKEIAIVCNTGKGTALIIRRQLERVLGPQISMVHFSEEEYQQEDLDQYFAVFTTIPLKNVKKHTPIIRLINLFNETWLQEEWRKAEKLRAANVHHLKLDFEILNEKKPYKQNLDHMLESLESKGMVDQEFKEQLFIREKLRSTIFEYGIAFPHAINKKSAEIILSVGIFRKGISTINGQVQVVLLLAIPQDLTMEKEKELLKLYDQLFAVIGDPEFRSELCRLDDLVGLQNWMIRKGVIT
- a CDS encoding SDR family oxidoreductase, yielding MTNWLNIEGKTIIVTGGSSGIGKSIVESLLEQHVNVANFDIKDSTLKHQRLLFVKTNITLRQEVEAGVAKVKDHFGTIDGLVNNAGINIPRLLVDKKHAHGEYELSEEVFDKIIAINQKGLYLMTQAVSRILVAKGEGVIINMSSESGLEGSEGQSAYAATKAAVNSFTRSWAKELGKSNVRVIGIAPGIMEETGLRTLSYEEALAYTRGITIEELRAGYAKTSTIPLGRSGKLKEVADLVSYYLSDRSSYITGVTTNVAGGKTRG
- a CDS encoding InlB B-repeat-containing protein; this encodes MKKIVSCFIVFLVFVGFNPNVSAATSGVNSEVSYSANGIDYYDVGEDEMIPWRFNGAQINPGSSPGIFSTQVKLLSQNQQSGVAMVMVDLSTLDNTDAERRNPSEMELEVFLNGTSLGKYQVGELFSHTNPYLDPSVRMIGVPFSIEGEIGDINTLEIHVSLPVDASNASRVAEIRVNASFTPIESYTVSYVDGVENEVVFEDQTFKRIEPGATTPTFGEEPTRKGYTFAGWSPTVSETVTSNAIYTAIWEPVPTYQVNYTDGVPDEEIFADQVFKDLVAGSATPTFSGQPTRAGYTFKGWDKAVTDTVTGDVTYTAIWEPVIPQTINYQVIYTDGVENQTVFDNQVFSDLTKGVATPAFSGTPSREGYKFIGWTPTVSEFVEGDMTYTAQWEKLPKFIEPVSPPIKQAEVKKVSETVKTTEITKAITKVMNKEQVTYTKTPINHSRKVRQLPKTAEQSMYSNILVGLGMIIVFIVAIYWLKRSKSEGSR